CTCACGCCTCCGGATTTCAGCGGGGATTTGGTCCGGGGCGATTGGCTGGAGTCGGTGATTCATCACGAATTCACGCACATCGTTCACCTGGACAAGGGCAGCAGGGCGCCAGGGGTCTTGCGCTATATTTTCGGCCGCTTTCCTTGGCTCTATCCCAATTTATTTCAACCGCGCTGGCTGGTGGAAGGTTTGGCCACTTACTCCGAGAGCTTGCCGGAACAAGGCGTAGGCCGTTTGCGCGGCCCGCTATTCGAAGCTTGGATGCGCGACGAGCGCAAACGCGGATTCCGCAGCCTGCGCGAACTCAATGCGGACGGGCGCAATCCTCCCTTGTTCAACGCCTATCTTTACGGGGCTTACTTCTACGACTTCCTCGCGCGGCGCTACGGCAAGGAGTCGGTCCCCAAGCTAGTGGAAAGTTACAGCGGAAATTTACTGCCCTTCCGCGTGCACAGCATGCCTTTTGATGCGACCGGGAAGATGATGGATGAACTTTACGCGGAGTTTCTCCAAGACCTTACCCAGGAGACCGATAACCGGGCAGCGCCAGTCCTCGCCCAACAGGAAGTGGCAGGAGAACCCGTGGGACCGCCCTTGCGCTAGATCTGGGCCGTGGCGGACGGCAAGGGCACGAACAGCGGCGCGCTCTACGCAATCGCCGATGACGGCATCACCGAGCCCCGCTTGCAGCGCTACGCGGCGGACGGTGGCGTTCGGACCTTGGCGCGTTCACGCATTGGCACGCGTATCGATGTACGCGGTGATGGCGTGGTGCTCGCTAGCCAGATGGAAATCTGCAATGGCCACGATGTTTACTTCGATCTGTATCGCATCGAAGCCGGTGGCGCGAATCTGGCCGGGCCAAAGCGCCTCACCCAATGCGGGCGTTACTTTCGTGCCGTCTGGGGGAGCGATGGCAGCGCCATCTTCGCGCTCAAGCATGTGCCAGGAAAGCAGCACTTGGTGCGCCTGGACGAGCGCGGAGGCAATGAGCAAGTGCTATTGCATGGCACGGACGATGTGCAATGGACCGATCTCGCTGCCATGCCTGGCGGACAGCGCATTGCCATTACGGGTAAGCGCGAAAATAAATTCGTTTTGTACGAATTCTATTTGGCCCTTCAATCCTTGCAAGCGCGCCACGCCGGGCCTGTCATGCACTCGCCGCACTACCAAGGCGGCACACTATATTTCCTATCGGGCGGCGGGAACGTATACAACGTCTGGCGTCTCACGCCGCCAGGATTACTCGAAAGAGTAACCCACGCGCACACGGCGGTGACGGCTTTCGGCGGCGTGGATGACAGCGGGCAGCTAGCACTCGCAACGCTTTCCCAGGGCCAATTCCGCATGCACCGGCTGCGCGGTGCCAACCCCTTGGAGACATCGCAGGCGCAGGCTGAGGTGGCCTCCGCCACCCCCACGCCCCCCCCACGCTTGCCATGGAAGGCGAGACTAGCTATAGCGCTTTGTCCACCTTGGCACCCAGGTCGTGGTTTCCCCTCTTGTTCGCGGACCGCAACACCTTCGGGCTGGGTGTGACCACCTTTGGCGGCGACGCACTAGACTGGCATCGTTACACGTTGGCGCCTCTCTATGAATTCACCCAGCAAGAACCCCTCGGTCTGTTCGAGTACGTGTATCACGACCGGCATTACTTGACACTGGATCGCAGCCTGGCGGTGACCCAGTGGCGCACGCAAGATAAACGCGACAAGGCAACCGAGTACGAGCGATCTCTGCAAGCACAATGGGTTTCGCTGGGCCGCTTCATTCGCTGGGATTACCGCATGAACGCCGGCATTGGCGCCGCCATCGAGCAAAAGGACCGAGTCATTGTCGATGGCCCCACGCATGAGTTGGACGACGAGCGCCTCGCCGCGGGCATGCTGGAATACGAAAGCCTGTATCGCAACATCTATTCGGAAGATCCTTCGCACGGATTGCGTGCACGCTTCCTGTACGAAACCTACCGGCCCTTCAAGAGGGGTACGCGCTTCGATGGCAATGTATCGAGAGTTGACTTGCAAGCTTACTTTCCCATCGGCAAAACCGTGCTCGCCTTGCGTGGAGTGGAGGCTCGCGCCACGGGTAGAACGGAGGATTTCGAATTGGGAGGAAGTTTCGGCGAGTTCGCCGCCGAAGCACCCAGATTGAACGAGCGCCGCTTGGCACTGCGGGGCTACGATCGCGGTATCGCGGCGCTTCGTGGACCCGGTGCGCGCCTCGGCAGCGTGGAGTTGCGTTTTCCCATCGCGGATATCGACCGCCACTTCATGGTTCCGCCCATCGGCATCAACCGGCTTTCAGCCGCGGTGTTCTACGACATTGGCCGCGTATCGGGCAATGGCGCGGCGAACGAGTACCGGCAAGGCGTGGGCATCGAAGTGCTGGGCGAGGTCAAGCTAGGATATCTTTTCTACCTGCCGGTATGCGTGGGTGTCGCGCACGGCCTGGATGATTTGGGCGATACGCAAGCCTATCTTCGGATCGGGCGCAGTTTCTAAATGCCGTTGCATGCATTGCCTGCCGCTCGCTTAAGTGCCAGCGGCACGTGTATCGTGGATTACGCCGCCGTGATGCGCCTGGCGCTCCCGCTGTTCATCAACATCGCCATCCAGGCCATCTTGAACGTGACGGACATCTGGTTCATTGGCCGCATCTCCGTGGAGGCGACCGCGGCCATCGGTGCCATCAATTGGTTGGTCATCATCGCCATTCTGGACTTGGGCGGGCTGGGGATGGGAGTGCAATCGTTGGTGGCGCAGGCCCATGGCGCCAAGCGTTACCGGCGTGCCACGAGTCTCACCTGGAACGCATTGTGGGGAACGCTGCTGGTGCTTCCGTTATTCTTGCTGGTGTCACAAGCATGCGGCGCGATATTGGCCCCCTTCGGTTTGCAGAAGAGTACGGTGGCCATTGCGAACCAGTTCTGGGAACCGCGGCTGCAGTGGGCAGCGGTAAGCACGGCGCTGTGGGCGGTGTCGGGATTCTTCAATGGCATCGGCCGGCCGGTGTTCACCTTGTGCATCATGGCCGTGGTGGCCATTTCCAATGTCTTGCTCAACGCCTGGTTCATGTTTGGACTGGGGCTTGGAATCGCCGGCGTTGCCTGGGCGACCAACCTCGCCACCGAGACCGGGCTTATCGTGGGCATGGGGCTGTTCATCTCCAAGCGCTTCCAGAGCCGGTTCGCAACGCGATTGCTGTGGCGCATGCGCTGGCCCCGGCTACGCGCGGTGTGTGCTCTCGGATTTCCCATTGGCCTGTTCTTCTCCGTGGATTTGTTCGGACTGGCGTTGTTTCAACTCATGACCACCAAGGTAGGTGAGACGGACGGCGCTGCCACTCAGATCGTGATGACGCTCACCTCCATCGCCTACTGGCCAGGTATCGGCATCGCCATGGCGGGAACGACCTTGGTGGGAACCGCCATGGGGGCGAAGCGCCCCGGCTGGGCCTTCACATTAGGCAAGAGCATAGGCATGATGACCGCGTGCTACATGGGTGCCGTCGGCTTGGTTCTGGCCCTTTTGGGCGCGTTCTTGATGTCTACCTTTGCAGGCGCGAACGATCCCCATGCACCGGAAGTCGCACGGCTGGGAATCACCTTGCTGTGGATCGCGGCGGCTTACCAGTTCTTCGACGGACTCAATCTTGGCTTCGGTGCGTGCTTGCGTGGCGCAGGTGACGTGGTAATGCCTACATTGTGGCTCGCAATGCTCTCGCTCGGCGTATTCATACCGCTGACTCACATGCTCACCTTCGCGCCGGGACAGGGCTGGGTTGCGTTTCTTCCGCAACTGGCCTACGGTGCACCAGGAGCATGGGGGGCAGCTTTTGTGTATGTGGCGCTGCTGGGTTCGGTGCTCGCCTTGCGTTGGCGGGGCAAGCGCTGGATGAGAACCAACTAAAACGAGGAATCAAATGTTGAAGGAAGACGACGAAGGATTTTCCGGCAAGGTCGCCATGGTGGCCGGAGGCGGGGCAAAGGATGACGGCATCGGCAATGGCCGCGCGGCCGCGATTCTCTTGGCGAGAGCTGGCGCCAGGGTCGTCGTGGTGGACCGGGAACTTGCGCTGGCGCAGCGCACGGTGGAAATGATCGCGGCCGAAGGCGGCCAGGCCACGGCCATCGCCGCGGATCTCACCGACGAGCGCCAGTGCCGCATCACGGTGGAGGAAGCCGTCAACCGTTTCGGCCGGCTGGATTATCTCGACAACAACGTGGGTATCGTCAGCACCAAAAACGTGGTGGATGAAAGTGCCGAGCACTGGCGGCGCGTCATGCAAGTCAACGTAGAGTGCATGTTCCTCACCGCCAAGTACGCGATTCCCGCCATGATCGGTACGGCGGGCGGCGGCGCTATCGTGAACGTGTCCTCCATCTCCGCGTTGCGTCCTCGCGGCCTTACGGCGTATTCAGCCTCCAAAGGCGCGGTCATCGCGCTCACCCGCGCGATGGCGGTGGATCATGGGAAGGATGGCATCCGCGTGAACTGCGTGGCGCCTGGGGCGGTGTTCACACCCATGGTGTACACGTCGGGGATGAGCGCGGAGGCGCGAGAGCGGCGCCGCAAGGCCTCGCTATTGAGCGTCGAAGGGACGGGTTGGGATATCGGTCAAGCGGCGCGCTTTCTACTTTCCAACCGCGCTCGCTTCATTACCGGGCACACATTGGTGGTGGACGGTGGCACCACCTTGATGGGACCGCCACGCCACACCGACACTCAATGAAGGACTCCACGCCTTAGCGCGCCTTCGCGAGGCGTTGCGCATTGAGTACCAGCATCGCTTGCTGAAGCTGGCAGTCCTCCCGGTCTCGCTTGGGCCACTGGCTCATATCCAGCGCGACCGGCGTTACGCCTTCCAGCTTCAAGACACAGGCCGAATCCGGCATGGTGATGGTGGAATAAATCACGGCCGATAACCCCTCGCTCTTATCCATTGAGGGCCGCGCATGGCGTGCGATGGAGACATCCGGGTTCACCCCTTGGCCGTCGACGCGGTGGCCCTTTGTGGTATAAAAATAAGCGGTGGTGTACTTGACGGCCGTGTTGTCAGGTAAGGGAATAATGGTCTGTACCGTGCCATTGCCATAGGTTTTCGTACCCACCAACACGGCGCGGCCGTGATCTTGCAAGGCTCCGGCCAGAATTTCGGAGGCCGATGCCGAAACTCTTGTTGACCAATACGGTGATGGGCAACGTCCTGATTTGGGCAGGCAGCCCCGCGAGAAAATCTTCCTCGTCCTGGCCTAGGTAATAATCGGGATGAGCGCGCATTTCCCGCTTGGAATCCGGATCCTCGCCGTCCATCGAAACAACCATGGCACCGGCGGGGAGAAACACCGCAGCCACGCCCACGGCCGAGCGTACCAGTCCTCCCGCATTGTCGCGTAGATCCAGAACCAAGCCTGCAAGGGGTTTCGAGCTATCCCGCGCGAGATGTTGGAGCGCCGCGATGACCATCTGGGGAATTCTTTCGTTGAAGGCATGAATGCGAATATAAGCGCGCGCGTTGGGCAGCAGGCGGTAGGTCACGCTGTCGCGATCGCTCGACCGGAAATCGCGTTGCAGATCGCGGAAGGCCGCGGCGTCGAAGTACTCCGCGTAGGCATCGCTCCCCTTGGGCAAGTTGTCCTTGACCTTGTCCACCATTTCCTCGCTCATGGCGCAAAGTTTCGGGTCCACGGTACGCAGCATCACGAGGAACTTGTGGGAGGAGGCATTCTTCAGGTTCTCGCATTCGCTATCGAGCGCGCTAGCCGGTAAAGCGAAGGCCGCGAACAACACCGTCACCAAGCACCCATGCAGGCGCCGGGAAATGGAAATTGCGCTTGAATGAGCATTGTTCATAAGAGCATTGTGCATGGGACTTTTGTACATCGAAGTTTTGTGCATCAGGCCGCCTCTTCCCAGCGGTTCTCGCCAGGTTATTGTCAGGGATCGATAGGGCTGTTTCCGCAATTTATGTGCGTCTGGCGCGGGTTCGCATCCACTGCGCACCGATCTTACTACAGGCCTGAATTGGCAAGGGATTAGAGGCCAGCGATGGCGGAAATGGAAGACTTGTTCACGATCGCCCCGTGCCAAGTGGCGACCGCTCATCAAGCCCCTGCTCGGATATTGACTGCGCCAACCCAGGTTTGCAGGCAAACAAATCCACCGGCTTGTTTCTTGCCACCGTACCGGCGATGCATTCATGCGAGCGATGTCGAATGACGAAAGGACTCACGAAAATGAGTTGGGCCCTACGGGGCGCCATGGCCGCCATGACCATTTCGGCGGTGCCCCTCGCACCGGCCGCAGCGCAGGAAGTGACTATTCACGGGCTCTCGGAGGGCATGGCCGTGGCTTCCATGGCGAAAGGCAAGCCCAAGGTATTGCGGCCCGGGGATTCCCTCGCGGAAGGAATCAAACTCGTTAAGTCCGGCCCGGCCTCCGCCACCTTCCTTGTCAATGGCGAGAAAAAAACCTTCAACATGGGCCATAACATATCGGTCGCCACCACGGGTTCGGGCGCCACTCAAGTGACCCTAACCTCCGATACGAGCGGACACTTCATTGCCGAGGGCAGCATCAATGGCGGTTCCATCCGCTTTCTCGTGGATACGGGAGCAACCACCATCTTTCTCAGCGCTGCGGATGCGCGCCGCCTAGGGATCAACTACTTGAAAGGCCGGCCTGGATTCTCGGAGACAGCTGGCGGCACCATCCGAATATATTGGGTCAAACTCGACACGGTGAAAATCGGCGAGGTAAGCGCCTCGAACGTGGACGCGGTGGTGAGCGAACAAGAACAAATGCCCTTCGCCTTGTTAGGCATGAGCTTCCTGAACCGCATGCGGATGGACCGCGATGGCGACCGCCTTACGCTTACAAAAAGATTCTAGCGGCCGCGGTCTTAGCGCTTGCCGTTGCGCTTGTCTCCGCGGATGAAGGCGTAGGCGGAGTGGTTGTGAATGGATTCGAAATTTTCCGACTCCACCACGTAGCTCTCGATGCGCGGATCGCCGTTCATCACCGTGGCGACATCGCGCACCATGTCTTCCACGAACTTAGGATTATCGTAGGCGCGCTCGGTCACGTACTTCTCGTCTGGGCGCTTGAGTAAGCCATAGAGTTCACAGGAGGCTTGCTCTTCGCACATGCGCACCAAGTCTTCGATCCACACGAACCCCTTGGTCTTGGCGGTCACTGTCACGTGAGAGCGCTGGTTATGGGCGCCGTAGTCGGATATCTTCTTCGAGCACGGGCATAGGCTGGTCACCGGTACGACCACCTTCATGGTAAAGCTGTATTCGCTGTTCTCGATCTCGCCTACGAAGGTGACGTCGTAGTCCATCAAGCTATTCACGCCCGATATGGGGGCCGCTTTATTGATGAAGTACGGAAAATTCATCTCGATGTGGCCGGAATCCGCCTCCAGTTTGCGCACCATCTCGCGCAGGATGGATTCGAAGGATTCCACGGAGAGCTCGCGCTCGTGCCCGTTGAGAATTTCCACGAACCGCGACATATGCGTGCCCTTGAAATTGTGGGGCAAGTGCACGTACATATTGAACATGGCGACGGTGTGTTGGATGCCGCCGGTGCGATCGCGCACGCGAATGGGGTGGCGAATGCCTTTGATCCCCACGCGATCGATGGCCAGATGGCGAGCATCGGCGAAATTTTGTACATCGGGAATGGCGATCTCGCCAGGGTGATTCATGGTGTGCTCCAGATAGAGTGCGAAGCGATTATATCGCCCAAGCTCGAATCGAGGCCAAGATGCCAGCGGCGTCCAGGCCGCACTCCTTGACGAGGGAGGCCTGGTCACCATGATCGATGAAGCGGTCGGGGATGCCCAATTGCAAGACGGGAATTTTACAGCGCAGGCGTTGCAACGCCTCCAGCACCGCGCTTCCGGCACCCCCCATGATGACGTTTTCTTCCACTGTCACCAAGAATTCATGGGACGCGGACAATTCGGCGAGCAAGCTTTCATCCAAGGGTTTCACAAACCGCATATTGACCACCGTGGCATTGAGTGACGTACCTGCCTCCAGGGCAGCACTTAGTACGCCACCAAAGGCCAGAATGGCCAACTTTTCTCCTTGCTTGCGAACCTGGGCCTTGCCGATGGGCAAGGCGGTCATTTCCGCATGAACCGGCACTCCGGGCCCCGTTCCGCGCGGATAGCGCACGGCAGCCGGTTTGCCCAACCGATAGCCGGTGTAGAGCATTTGGCGGCACTCGTTTTCGTCGCTCGGCGTCATGACCGTGATGTTGGGGATGCATCGTAGATAACTCAGGTCGAAAGCGCCGTGGTGCGTGGGGCCATCCGCCCCCACTAATCCGCCCCTGTCCAGGGCGAACAACACTGGCAACTCCTGTATCGCGACGTCGTGAATGAGTTGGTCATAGGCGCGCTGCAAGAACGTGGAATAGATCGCCACCACGGGCTTCGCATCCTCGCAAGCCAAGCCCGCCGCGAAGGTCACCGCATGCTGTTCGGCGATCCCCACATCGAAGTAACGCTCTGGATACTCCTTGGAAAAGCGCACCAGCCCGGATCCTTCGCGCATGGCCGGGGTGATGGCGACGAGCTTGTCATCGCGCGCGGCCATGTCGCACAGCCAATCTCCGAACACTTGAGTGTAGGCAGGTTTGGAGGCGGGCTTTGACTGAATCCCAAGTTTGAGATCGAACTTGCCGACACCGTGGTAGAGGATGGGATCGTCTTCCGCCGCCTTGTATCCCTTCCCTTTCTTGGTGACCACGTGCAGGAACCGCGGCCCGTCCAGCGCGCGCAGGTTGGAGAGCGTGGCCACCAACCCGTCCACATCATGGCCATCGATCGGCCCGATGTAACGGAACCCAAACTCCTCGAACAATGTACTCGGTGTGACCATGCCCTTGACGTGCTCTTCCGCCCGGCGTGCGAACGCCTTGATGGGCGGCAACACGCTTAGGACACGGCCACCTGCCTTGCGCGCGGCGGTATATACCCGTCCGGTGAGCAAACGCGCGAGGTAGCTGTTGAGCGCCCCAACGTTCTCGGAGATGGACATGTCATTATCGTTCAGGATCACCAAGAGATTGGTATCCATGGCTCCGGCATTGTTCAGGGCCTCGAAGGCCATGCCCGCGGTCATGGCACCGTCGCCAATGATGGCCACGACACCGCGCTTCTCGCCGGCGTGCCGCGCCGCGACTGCCATACCGAGCGCCGCGCTGATCGAAGTGCTCGAATGGGCGGTGCCAAAGCAATCGTATTCGCTCTCCACCCGGCGGGGAAAGCCGGCAATGCCACCGTACATACGAAGCTTTGCCATGCCCGCCGCGCGCCCCGTGAGAATCTTATGCGCGTAGGTTTGATGCCCCACATCCCAAACCAAGCGGTCGTAGGGGGTATTGAAGGCGTAATGCAATGCGACGGCCAGCTCCACAGTCCCCAGGTTGGAAGACAGATGCCCGCCGGTCTGCGACACCGATGCCAGGATGAATTGCCTCAGTTCATCGGCCACGCGCGGCAGTATCCGCCTATCGAGTTGGCGAAGGTCCACGGGCGAGTGGATGCTGTCGAGGGTGGGATACATGAAGGGCGTTAGTAATATTCTCAGTACGTGCGAGAGGCGATGAAGCGGCAAAGCTGGCGTAAACGGTCCGCCTCGGAACCGAAAACGTTTAGGCTCTCAAGCGCCTCGGCCTCCACTTCCCGGGCGCGCCGGCGGGCGTTCGCCAGTCCCATGAGCGTCACGAAGGTGGCCTTGCCTTGTTGTGCATCCTTGCCCGCGGTCTTTCCCAGCGTCGCGGAGTCTTGCTCCGCATCCAGCAAGTCGTCAACGATCTGAAATAGCAGGCCCAACGACGCGGCGAATCTATCGAGGTTCGGCCGCACGCGACTCGGACCAGCCAAGTGTTCCACACCTGCGCCACACAACGCACTCATTCTAACCGCAGCTCCGATCAAGGCCCCGGTCTTCATGCGGTGCATGGTCTCGAGGCCACTCAAGCTTAAGGACTTGCCGGTGCTTTCCAAATCGATCGCTTGACCGCCCGCCATGCCGGTGGAACCGCAGGCCCGCGCGAGTATGCCGACCATCTCGAGTTTTTGCTGCGCGCCGGCACCTTGGGTGGAGGCAAGGGCCGAGAAAGCGAGACTTTGCAGGCTATCGCCCACCAGGAGCGCCGTGGCTTCTCCAAACTGTACGTGGCAGGTGGGTTTGCCGCGCCGCATGGCATCGTCATCCATGCAGGGAAGATCGTCGTGCACTAGGGAATAGGCGTGAATCAACTCAACGGCCGCCCCCACGTGATCCAGGGCTTGCGGCGGGGCTTGCACGGCCTCGCCCGCGGCATAAGCCAACAAAGGCCGCACGCGTTTACCACCGCCCAGGACGGCGTAGCGCATCGCTTGGTGCAAGGTGCTTGGAAGATTTCCCGGCGCCTCCAATACACTGTCCAGCACCGCTTCGATGCGAGCCTGCCGTTCACGCATCCATTGCGCGAACTCAGGAAGCGTTGTCCGCACCGCCAAAGTTCTGTAGCACCTCGCCCTCGAGGATTTTGACTTGCTGCTCCGCGTCCTGGAGCGCCTCCTGGCAATAGCGCAACAATTGGGCGCCGCGCTTGTAGGCCGCCAAGGAATCCTTCAGGGTGAGTTGCCCGCCTTCCATGCGGGCGACCGTGGCTTCGAGTTCAGCCAGAGCGCTCTCAAAACTCTCCGGCTGGGGTTGATTCTCATCAGGCATGATTGGATGGAACTAGGACATTGGGGAACGGACCAAGAAGGCACGCAAGATAGCCGATTCACGGCATCCCGGCTAGGCCCTGTTGGCATGTAGAATTTCAAGCCCAGGCCGAAAGGTTGGTTGGTTGTATTCCGGTACCTGGTCGGTCCCTCTTCTCCCATTGTCATGACAGATCTGTCTTCCACGCTGGCGCTCACCCGCACTCCGGTGCCGCTTCCGATCAGTTGGTACTTCGATCCCGAGATCGCGCGCTTGGAGCAAAAACTCATCTTCGATGCCGGACCAGGTTACATCGGTCATGAGCATCTGGTACCCAACACGGGCGACTACTACGTCTTGGATTGGTTGCCGGGCGCTCCCGTGCTGGTACGCGGGAAGGACGGCATCAGGTTGCTGAGCAATGTATGCCGCCACAGGCAATCCCTGTTGTTGAGCGGCCACGGCAATAGGGAGAACATCGTGTGCCCGGTTCATAGATGGACTTATGATCTGGCGGGCACGCTGCTGGGTGCCCCGCAATTTCCCAACAATCCCTGCTTGAACCTGGAAGCCACAAATCTGAGAAATTGGCGAGGACTTCTTTTTACGGGGCAGCGAGATCCAGAGAAAGACCTTGCGGGAATGAATCTCCTGGCGGACTACGATTACGCCGGTCACTTGCGAGATCGCGTGGAGATCAGCGAGTACCCCTTCAACTGGAAGACTTTCCTGGAGATTTATCTGGAGCTATACCACGTGGAGGCGGTTCATCCTGGCCTGCGACAGTTCGTTGACCCCAGCCATTGGCGCTGGGAGTTTGGCGAATGGTGGAGCTCCCAACAACTGGGGATCTACAAGAATCTTGCCCACAAGGAAACTCCAGCCTACGGCCATTACATCGACGAGTTGCTCAAGTATCGCAACGGAGAGCTGCCCAAGTACGGAACGCTCTGGTCCATGTATTACCCCAACATTTGCCTGGAGTGGTATCCCCATTGCTTGGTAATCAGCACCATTCTGCCTAGAGGGCCGGACAAATGCCTCAACGTCGTGGAGTTCTATTATCCCGAGGAAGTCGCGTTGTTCGAGCGCACGCTGGTGGAGGCCCATCAAGCCGCGTACTTCGAAAGCGCGGCCCAGGACCAGCAGATCTGCGAACATCTGCACGAGGGGCGGCGAAAGCTCTATGCGAGCGGGCAGGAACAACAAGGCCCCTATCTCATGCCGGCCGAGGATGGGATGATTCATTTTCACGAGTTCGTGCGCGGCTATCTCGAACCCGCGCTTGGGCAAGCGAGCTAATCATGGAATTCACCACACTCATAGATGCCGGGGTGCTCGCCAAGCATTTGGACGATCCGCGCTTCGTGATTTTCGACTGCCGCCACGATCTCGCCAAACCAGATTGGGGTATCGAAGTCTATCTGGCCTCCCATATTCCCGGCGCTCGATTTGCGCATTTGGACAAGAACCTTTCGGGGCCAAAGACTGGCAAGAACGGGCGTCATCCCCTGCCCGATCCGCAATCCTTCGCACGCTGGCTGAGTGAGATGGGCGCCGGCAACGATAGCCAAATCATCGGCTACGACAGCACCGGCGGTACCTACGGCGCGCGCTTGTGGTGGATGGTGCGCTGGCTGGGGCAGCAACGCGTGGCGGTGCTCAATGGCGGATGGGATGCGTGGGTCAAGTCAGGTTTCCCGGTTACGCAAGACAAACACTCACCGCGCGCCACCACGTTTCACATGCGGTTGCATGAAGAAGCCAGGGTGGATGCGAATTTCATTCTGCGCAATCTCGAAAGCCAAAAGTACCGCGTGCTCGATGCTCGCGCCAATGACCGCTTCCATGGGCAGAACGAAACCATCGATCCCACCGGCGGGCACATCCCGGGCGCCACGAACCGTTTTTTCAAGGATAACCTGGATGCGCAATCGCGCTTTAAGCCCTCTGCCACGCTCAAAGCAG
This window of the Betaproteobacteria bacterium genome carries:
- a CDS encoding sulfurtransferase, producing MEFTTLIDAGVLAKHLDDPRFVIFDCRHDLAKPDWGIEVYLASHIPGARFAHLDKNLSGPKTGKNGRHPLPDPQSFARWLSEMGAGNDSQIIGYDSTGGTYGARLWWMVRWLGQQRVAVLNGGWDAWVKSGFPVTQDKHSPRATTFHMRLHEEARVDANFILRNLESQKYRVLDARANDRFHGQNETIDPTGGHIPGATNRFFKDNLDAQSRFKPSATLKAEFEALLHGRAPSQVIHQCGSGVTACHNALAMEIAGLPGSKVYPGSWSEWIADPARPIATT